ATGACGAGCCCGGAGGCGGTCATCTCCTCGCCCTCGCCCGGCTTGACGACGATGCGGTCCTCGAGCGGCTGCAGGTTGACGCTCATCGGTTCCTCCTGTTGCGGCGCGCCGCCGCGCGGCGGCGCGCAATCGACTGGCCCGGTGGCTGGACGAGCCACGAAGGGCGTGCTTCGGGCGGTGTGGCCTGTGCTGCGGGCTGTGACTGACGCTGCCGCGGATGTTAGCACTCGACATTGTCGAGTGCTAGTCGGTGGGCCGGGCAGGCGACGCCGGGGAGGGCGGGCACGAGCGGCATCCGGACGCGGTCTGGTCGCGCGCTCCCCGCCGGCACGTCAGCTCCGGGCCTCGCCGGGCCCGGGCGCGGCCGCTCGCGGCTTCCGGTGCCGGTTCGAGCGGCGGGGGGCCCGACGCCCCACCCCGGGAGCGATCGGCAGGTTGGGGTCGGCGCCCAGGTCGAGCGGGGCGCGCTCGCCCCGCTCGAGCGCGAACGTGCCGGCGCAGGCGACCATGGCGCCGTTGTCGGTGCACAGCGCCGGGGAGGGCACCAGGACTCGGACCCCCGCGTCGCGGGCCGCCTCGAGCAGCCGCCAGCGCAGCCGCGAGTTGGCCGCCACGCCGCCGGCGAGCAGCACGGTGTCGAGCCCCTCGCGCTTGGCCGCGCCCAGCACCTTGCTCACCTGGACGTCGACCACGGCCTCCTGGAACGACGCGGCAACGTCGGCCACGCGCAGCTCCTCGCCGGCCTCCTCGACCTTGCGCACGTGGCGGAGCACGGCGGTCTTCAGGCCGGACAGCGAGAAGTCGTCGGTGCCGTCGTCGAGCAGGGCACGTGGGAAGCGGACCGCGCCCGGGTCGCCCTCCTTGGCCAGCTCGTCCAGGATCGGACCGCCCGGGTACCCCAGCCCGAGCACCCTGGCCACCTTGTCGTAGGCCTCGCCGGCGGCGTCGTCGATGGTCTGGCCGAGGACCCGGAACCGCTCGTCGGCCTCCGCGACCAGCAGGCTCGTGTGACCGCCGGAGACCACGAACACCACAGCGGGCAGCGGCAGCGGGCCGTGCTCGAGCACGTTGGCGTAGACGTGGGCGATCAGGTGGTTGACCCCGACCAGGGGGCGGTCCAGGGCGAGGGCGTACGCCTTGGCCGCGGCCACCCCCACCAGCAGCGAGCCGGCCAGGCCGGGCCCGATGGTCACCGCGAAGCCGTCGACGTCCTCGAGCCTCGCCCCGCCGAGCGCGAGGGCCTGCTCGACCGCGGGGTGCAGCAGGTCGACATGGGCCCGGGAAGCCACCTCGGGCACCACCCCGCCGTAGCGGTCGTGCAGGGTCCGCTGGTCGGCGACCACGTTCGAGCGCACCCGCCGGCCGTCCTCGACCAGCGCGACGCCGGTCTCGTCGCAGCTCGTCTCGATCCCGAGGACCAGCATGGCTACTGCCTCCCCTCCAGACGTCCGCCCGGCCGGCGCCTGGCCGGGGTGGACGACGCCTCGGCGTGGCCGTCACGGGAACCCGGCAGCGACCGGACGAGCCTCGCCGGAGTCGGCATCAACGCACCTGCCGGGGCTGGCATCAACGCACCTGCCTGAGTCGGCATCGGCGCACCTCGCGGGGCTGGCATCGGCGCACCTGCCAGGGCTGGCATCGGCGCACCTCGCGGGGTCGGCATCAGCGCACCTCGCGGGGCTCTGGGATGCGGCGGGCCAGCTCGCCCAGGCGGGCGGTGTACGCGGAGGTCTGCAGGCCCTCGGCCCACATGATGAGCGCGTCCTCGCCGGTCTCGGCGTAGTAGTTCTTGCGGATGCCGACCGGCGCGAAGCCGAACTGGTGGTACAGGCCCTGGGCGGCGTGGTTGGCCACCCGCACCTCGAGCGTGCAGGCGGTCGCGCCCCTGCGCCTGGCCTCGGCGACCAGCGCGAACAGCAGCCGGGCGGCGATCTTGCGCCGGTGCTGGTCGGGGTCGACCGCGATGTTGGTGACGTGCGCCTCGTCGCCGAAGACCATCAGGCCGGCGTAGCCCACCACCCGGCGGTGGGCCCGGGCGACGATGTAGTAGCGGGTCGAGCGCTGGACGATCTCAGAAAGGAACAGGGTCATCGTCCACGGGCGCGGGTAGACGCGGCGCTCGATGTCGAGCACCTGACCGATGTGGCGCCGGCGCATGACGGTCAGCTCGATGGCGGCCGGCGGGCGGGGGCCCTCGACCTGGCCCGGCGGTGGGTACAGGGA
The sequence above is a segment of the Actinomycetes bacterium genome. Coding sequences within it:
- the tsaD gene encoding tRNA (adenosine(37)-N6)-threonylcarbamoyltransferase complex transferase subunit TsaD, which gives rise to MLVLGIETSCDETGVALVEDGRRVRSNVVADQRTLHDRYGGVVPEVASRAHVDLLHPAVEQALALGGARLEDVDGFAVTIGPGLAGSLLVGVAAAKAYALALDRPLVGVNHLIAHVYANVLEHGPLPLPAVVFVVSGGHTSLLVAEADERFRVLGQTIDDAAGEAYDKVARVLGLGYPGGPILDELAKEGDPGAVRFPRALLDDGTDDFSLSGLKTAVLRHVRKVEEAGEELRVADVAASFQEAVVDVQVSKVLGAAKREGLDTVLLAGGVAANSRLRWRLLEAARDAGVRVLVPSPALCTDNGAMVACAGTFALERGERAPLDLGADPNLPIAPGVGRRAPRRSNRHRKPRAAAPGPGEARS
- the rimI gene encoding ribosomal protein S18-alanine N-acetyltransferase, yielding MASLYPPPGQVEGPRPPAAIELTVMRRRHIGQVLDIERRVYPRPWTMTLFLSEIVQRSTRYYIVARAHRRVVGYAGLMVFGDEAHVTNIAVDPDQHRRKIAARLLFALVAEARRRGATACTLEVRVANHAAQGLYHQFGFAPVGIRKNYYAETGEDALIMWAEGLQTSAYTARLGELARRIPEPREVR